One genomic window of Bacillus mycoides includes the following:
- a CDS encoding nucleoside-diphosphate sugar epimerase — MYYKQSNSFQKMIEPTVLFVALFFLSILTDFLTPTYEYFLILFITLIISSRYGISIALFAFLEAMIYIFISGIYKENDILLYFYSLDYWISWIFLLVISLCCGLMSTSQKERYEDVHMINNELKAENKELKHVVKQLDATRITLRSRVLESNNHLSKMYHMFKALNHTHPEIVLDEGINVLKMYFGAKKIGIYHVDNNKQSLRIKLRSETGKSTLSQSIFVKNASLVIKNALAHNRPFFRTDEDFQDAPLLVGPVLFQDDVQYVIILDEIEFSKVTSEQFELFTWYLRWMGDRLQNASNLWLSSQEDRTFPKTSIYYEDEFEHLLKIEKKRYETLSYPYSYFEFNAPQDSLEMINSILKDHLRNIDIFGYNVTKRKIMILLPGTEEKFLLQVQTRIQNALSSKGVTF, encoded by the coding sequence ATGTACTATAAGCAATCCAATTCATTCCAAAAAATGATTGAACCTACAGTTTTATTTGTTGCACTATTTTTTCTCTCAATACTAACTGATTTTCTAACACCAACGTATGAATACTTCTTAATCTTATTTATTACATTAATTATTTCTAGCCGGTATGGCATATCTATTGCCCTTTTCGCCTTTCTGGAAGCAATGATTTATATTTTTATAAGCGGTATATATAAAGAAAATGATATATTGCTGTACTTTTATTCATTAGATTACTGGATAAGTTGGATTTTCTTACTTGTTATTAGTTTATGTTGTGGACTAATGAGTACTTCACAAAAAGAACGTTATGAAGATGTACATATGATAAATAACGAGCTGAAGGCTGAAAATAAAGAATTAAAACATGTTGTGAAACAATTGGATGCAACACGTATTACACTACGTTCTCGTGTACTTGAATCAAATAATCATTTATCTAAAATGTATCATATGTTTAAAGCTTTAAATCATACACATCCTGAAATTGTACTCGATGAAGGAATAAATGTATTAAAAATGTACTTTGGAGCAAAAAAAATTGGTATCTATCACGTCGATAACAATAAACAATCGCTTCGTATTAAATTAAGATCAGAAACTGGTAAAAGTACATTATCTCAATCCATTTTTGTTAAAAACGCTTCGTTAGTCATCAAAAACGCTCTAGCACATAATCGACCTTTTTTCCGTACAGATGAAGATTTTCAAGATGCTCCACTTTTAGTTGGTCCCGTCCTATTCCAAGATGATGTACAATACGTCATTATATTAGACGAAATCGAGTTTTCAAAAGTAACTTCTGAGCAATTCGAACTTTTCACATGGTATTTACGCTGGATGGGTGATCGTTTACAGAACGCTTCTAATCTTTGGCTATCGAGTCAAGAGGATCGCACATTCCCTAAAACAAGCATTTATTATGAAGATGAATTTGAACATTTACTAAAAATAGAAAAAAAGCGTTACGAAACATTATCTTATCCATATTCCTATTTTGAGTTCAATGCTCCGCAAGATTCTTTAGAAATGATAAATTCTATTTTAAAAGACCATTTACGTAATATCGATATATTCGGTTATAATGTTACCAAACGAAAAATTATGATTTTATTACCTGGCACTGAAGAAAAGTTTTTACTACAAGTTCAAACTCGTATACAAAATGCTCTTTCTTCTAAAGGAGTGACGTTCTAA